tgtgtcttgtgtTATTCTCACCAATCAGATCAACAGGAATGGAAATGTTTGTTGTGATCCAATCAAACCACTCGCTGAGAACAGCATAGTCCACCTCTGGCATTTtcccactggaaaaaaaaaaagtcgaacAACGGCACATCAGCATTTAGCAATCATGATGCTAATGGGGTAGGCAATATGACAATATAAGCCATGAGATGATAAAAATTTGACAACCACCACAgatttttctttactgtttatGGTTCCTTTAGTATGTCTGGCTGTATTTCGTCATTTTGGGAAGTACTGCAGATCTGCCAGGACTGTTTTATGCTAATTTTGGATTAACTACACTGTTGCATCATTGTCATAAAGTACCTTGATTTGTCCggtatttaattcactgtaTCAGCCATTCAATCTGGTTATTTTTATCTATAAACAGTTTCTCTACTGAGGTTCaagaaaatgtaacatattGTGATAAATATCTATACGGTGATATAAAATTAGTAAATCATGACAGAAGATTTTATCCGGATCACCCACTCTGTTTCCTAGGGTAAATGGTCTCATTCTTACAGAGAACATCGCTGCTCCAAGAGGTATTAAATGTAGACTAAGAGCCTCGAACTGTTATGCAACAGAATCCCTCAAAGTAGCATGGGAGTGTGGCTGAAACTGTGTGTTgtatggatttatttattttggtccAATCTGGCGCTGAAGTTTCTCAGATCACAGATAACAGTACCTTCTGAAGAGATTCTCCACAAATATGTACTTGGCACTGAAGATGGACCTCTCCATCATCTTGACAGGAGCCGCCTGGAACCAACAAGAAACTTTCAGCACATACAGCTGATTTCCTGACAAGGTTCTTTTGTTTGCAACACCAGTCCACAGCTACCAACATGTTTGTTAGCATTGTAGGTTGACACAGCCTATATTAGCCACTATACAATAAGATGGGTGCATTTCTAGCTAACAGTACACTTACTTTGGATGACAAGTGACTATCCAGCATGGTGAGTTGAACGTAGGTCTGCAGTGTAATGCCCCAGCGCTCAGGATCCTGGTACATCAGAGCCTGCAcggaaagaaacaaacaactgaCACAACCAGCATGGCAGACATGCAGGGAATCTATTCATCTGCTACTGCGACTGCTGGACAAACCACTGAACACATTTCCACAAGGTTTGATCTAGATAAtcacggtccccagaggatggagCCTTCTGAACTTAGTGTCAACATTGGTCTAAAATTCACTTATAAACACATTGCACAGGCTACATCCAAATCATCTGGGCAGAGTGTCATGAAATTGAAGGGTCACTTCACTCAAATTCTGAAAACAAACTCTGCAGCGCCCCTAGAGGGCTCTAGTGGGTATATATGTCTTTcgttttgtttcattaaaaccTTAACTTTAAAAGTACCATTACATTTGCTCTCAAAACCTATCCTGCAAGTAGTTTTAGGTCCTGACCTGATTACAGAAGTTTGATATTAGGTCAGTATGatcacacagtgaaaacaacaggGCCATGCACAGTACCAGAGGGTTGTGTCCCTGGACGTTCCTCCATTTAGAGACTGGTTCTGTAAGGATCTGGagcaaaaaagagaggagaaataCGTTAATGAAGACTTCTGACGTCCAGGGTTGCcccttttctttaaattttcatcttttttgaaGACCCTAATTTCAAAGGAAGGAATGGGACTGGAAGTATTCAGACAGAGGGATGCACACAGGGtgtaaaaagttaaaacagttcctatcttttattttaaaacctttaatcCAAAGTCCAGCCTTTTCCCCTCATGGTCCCTCATTTCAAACAGCAGCTACTCAAGCCAATTTGTGTAACACCTAGAGTGGCACTTCCTGGCGGGAGGACATGCACACAAATCTTCAGTAAGCACAACTTTGCTGTAGAGGGACTTTGCTTTGGTGTACCTCTATATTGCTGGTTTTGCTGAAATACTCCAAACACGTCGTCTTCCCACTGGCAATGTTCCCCTCAACACAGATCTAAAAACAGtgatagagagacagatgttAACCGGAGAAAGGACATTACCATGATACCCGGTATGAGCTTGTATTATagtttttgaaatgtgatgATTAGTATTTAGTCActgtaaaatatgtaataatCGAAAACAAATCCTACACTATAAAAACGCAGCCAACATAATGAGTGTAGATTATCTTGTGGTATGTACTGTGCTGTGAGGAATGAATGGAGGGAAAATGAAGTCTCAGATTGCAGATCATATGGTGGAGACTCACCACTGCTTTCTTATCCTCTCCATTCCGCACAAGCTTCCCTTGGAAGGAAGACAACATAGTGAGACAAGACTTCCCACAACTCCCAGTGCTGGCCTCTCTCAGGTCAGCAGGCTACAGCAAGGTCAGAGGGactgaaagatgttaaaatgcaCAACAGGTACGGTACAGTGTGTAAGTAGGTGTTTAGGTTTGTTCTTACTCTGTATTCAAGGCAATTGGATTGGTAATGAAACAACGGTAGGTtctaccacaaggtgcaaaccactggtaacacgcaagaacagagaggccagattcGACTAAAGTGTATtatcgcagaattctttccttggtgaaagAAAACCCTTTTACATCTATccagtgcttcacagtacagatgggtatattaaaaaaaacatactgtgaaagcaacacaagagcttctcagaaaaaaggaatggaatattcttcaatggccaactcagtcacctgacctcaacccaattgtACATGCTTtccacttactgaagacaaaactgaagcagaaaCACCCAccaacaagcagcaactgaaggtggctgcagtaaaaggctggcaaagcatctcaagggaggaaattTAGCATGTTGGGAtatccatgggttccagacttcaggcagacATAGACATGTCATTACAACATGTCACTTACTGGGTTGGTTACTTTCGAGCGCTGGGGCTGGTCTGAATATCTTTATTGGGAGAGGCCACACAAACAATGAAGTGAGAAACAAACCAGAACAGAAACTAAAACCACTCAAGTCAGATTAGGGGAACTAGCTTATGTAAATACGAAATGAGGTTTTAAAGACTGTAAAAACAAGGAGGTgagtagaataaaaaaaataaagctggaTTGAGTGTTAGGGCCAGCCATGAAGTCAGCTGGTATAAAGTATCTATGGGCTCTACAGAGGCTGTTTAATCACTAAAACTATGCTACTCTATGCAGTATACCccaaaactgagtacacccctgtGCAATTTCACTAAAGCATTAAATGATTCTAAGCTGTACCATCTTACAgtaactgtattatttttaaattaaattaaatagaCTACACTGAAAATACTCGCCCCAAAGTACAATgttacacacaacacaaaaacacacacaaacacacaatttgcTATTTATGCAACGTTGTCTTGAAAAACAGATGAGCAAGTGCTTCTGGCTTTGCCAAAGAACGCAAAAAGAAGCCTAATGAACATTAGTAGCACATTCtttgatgaaaccaaaataaatttgctcTGGATCGGATCTGGTCCAGCAGGTTTGGTGTGGACCTTGCCAGGACTTCCACAATGACTGCATAGTGCCGACTGTGAACCATTAAGGCGTGAGTGCAAAAGGTGTAGGGGGGGgtgacatttatagatggcacAACGACTGCAAGTTTGTATACCGGAATACTGAATTAAACATATGTGCCTGACTTGAATGCAGTAGGTcacctttggagtattttagagcagaaggtagagcaacaaaaccatCCAGAATAgagcaaatgaaaagaaacatccCTCCACAGATTTATGCAAAACTTAACAGTCATGTCCAGGAAGATTGAATCTCTCATCAAAAATAGAGGCgcacatacaaaatatttaataaaataaaataatggaatatCAATATTGAAGGGTGAACTGACTTTCCCGCAGTTGgttagtcaaacatttctatttttcaaattaactggcttcattcttcttgggctttggctaaaaattgtattaaatggaAAGGATTTGGGACGACTCAACGTTTTTAAGAGATGTTGACCATGGGGGTGtccagttttgttttatgttgtgaGTGAGCTTGCAATGTCGGACAGCCGGAGTTTTCTGCAGGTTCACCGAGTCGAACTTCAGAGAAAACGTTTACAAGACAATGCCTGAAGCCTTTTTCAGAGTCATACTGACCAAACTGTGAAGCATATCAATAAAAACCGGTGGGGTCAATCTGCCTTAGAATTACCGACATATAAAGTTCTTCCCAAATGCATAATTCCTTAGAATATCTTCAGTCATGACTCGGATGAGCCAAAGAAAACCGATGAATGGATTAACcaatttaacacacattttacataGGGTCAGAGATCCggaacaaaaatatttgaggAATTTCTTTCAGCctgttttccccaaaaatcACAcgcaaaaacattttgtaactaACGTTACGACCTGCGGCAAGGTGGACGAAATACTTCCGACCTTTCTAAAATCAATATGACCTATGCGTTAATACCGTCTACGGCCTTTTAACaggacactttttaaaaatacttttcagtCTCTTCAAATAGGATTTGGAGGGGCACTGTCCTCCCGAGGGGCCGTGTCCACCGTCTTCCAGCACAACTGACCTGGGGTGACATGTTGCGCGCCGCGGCCCGCTGCTCTGCTCCGCCCCGGGCCGACGCCCCCCGCGCCGGGCCTTGAGCTGCTTTTCCATCCGGCGGCGCGGAGAGGCGAGGGAAACATGGCGCCGAGAGGCGACAGGAGTCTAACATGCCTCAACGACGACACGCCACCTCCAGCTAGCCACATCTCgcctggcacacacacacacacactcacctgcaGACGTTCTATGTAACATGCCGTCTCAGACAGGAAGAAACCAGGTTTTCTTCTTCGAGGGACGTTAGGCGACATCGCAGGCGCATACCGCCACCTGCTGTAAAGGAGTGTGCGCGGGCGGGGCACGAATCCGCTGTCTACTTCTAAGAgtctttaaaaatactgtattacacCACTGACCACGATGTGAAGGTCTCTTCCGATTGAATACAAGGTTGAATTAAAATCTGCGTGGTCTATATTAACTCTGTTCTAGAATAATCCTGTTATATTCTGAATCCGTAGCCCAGGCCTACTGCCAGATGTTAGTCATGCAGGCGATTCATTCCGGAGCCCTGTTGTTGGCCTCGATGGTGAACAGCCGAGATTTGAGTTCACCTTTCTGATCACAGACCGACAGAGAAAACCGGCCATATATTTTCAAGAAGCTTCGATATTTGAAAACTAACAGCAAAGTTTGGGTGGGATTTGCTGATCAAATAGTTCAaggatgaatgctaatgtttagtCCCCTGGTGCAATCACCAGGCCAAATATTTTACTTGCAGACCATGAAATATGGTTAAAGGAACCTCAGAAATgtgtagaaaaaaga
This region of Xiphias gladius isolate SHS-SW01 ecotype Sanya breed wild chromosome 11, ASM1685928v1, whole genome shotgun sequence genomic DNA includes:
- the tk2 gene encoding thymidine kinase 2, mitochondrial isoform X1, with the translated sequence MWLAGGGVSSLRHVRLLSPLGAMFPSPLRAAGWKSSSRPGAGGVGPGRSRAAGRGAQHVTPGKLVRNGEDKKAVICVEGNIASGKTTCLEYFSKTSNIEILTEPVSKWRNVQGHNPLALMYQDPERWGITLQTYVQLTMLDSHLSSKAAPVKMMERSIFSAKYIFVENLFRSGKMPEVDYAVLSEWFDWITTNISIPVDLIVYLQTSPQICHERLKQRCREEEKVIPLEYLESVHQLYEDWLIKRTSFPLPAPVLVIRADHDLKKMLCQYEENRDKILAASYD
- the tk2 gene encoding thymidine kinase 2, mitochondrial isoform X6, whose protein sequence is MSPNVPRRRKPGFFLSETACYIERLQVSVCVCVPGEMWLAGGGVSSLRHVRLLSPLGAMFPSPLRAAGWKSSSRPGAGGVGPGRSRAAGRGAQHVTPGKLVRNGEDKKAVICVEGNIASGKTTCLEYFSKTSNIEILTEPVSKWRNVQGHNPLALMYQDPERWGITLQTYVQLTMLDSHLSSKAAPVKMMERSIFSAKYIFVENLFRSGKMPEVDYAVLSEWFDWITTNISIPVDLIDLP
- the tk2 gene encoding thymidine kinase 2, mitochondrial isoform X7; translation: MLHRTSAGKLVRNGEDKKAVICVEGNIASGKTTCLEYFSKTSNIEILTEPVSKWRNVQGHNPLALMYQDPERWGITLQTYVQLTMLDSHLSSKAAPVKMMERSIFSAKYIFVENLFRSGKMPEVDYAVLSEWFDWITTNISIPVDLIVYLQTSPQICHERLKQRCREEEKVIPLEYLESVHQLYEDWLIKRTSFPLPAPVLVIRADHDLKKMLCQYEENRDKILAASYD
- the tk2 gene encoding thymidine kinase 2, mitochondrial isoform X4, with product MLDSCRLSAPCFPRLSAPPDGKAAQGPARGASARGGAEQRAAARNMSPQLVRNGEDKKAVICVEGNIASGKTTCLEYFSKTSNIEILTEPVSKWRNVQGHNPLALMYQDPERWGITLQTYVQLTMLDSHLSSKAAPVKMMERSIFSAKYIFVENLFRSGKMPEVDYAVLSEWFDWITTNISIPVDLIVYLQTSPQICHERLKQRCREEEKVIPLEYLESVHQLYEDWLIKRTSFPLPAPVLVIRADHDLKKMLCQYEENRDKILAASYD
- the tk2 gene encoding thymidine kinase 2, mitochondrial isoform X5, yielding MSPNVPRRRKPGFFLSETACYIERLQLVRNGEDKKAVICVEGNIASGKTTCLEYFSKTSNIEILTEPVSKWRNVQGHNPLALMYQDPERWGITLQTYVQLTMLDSHLSSKAAPVKMMERSIFSAKYIFVENLFRSGKMPEVDYAVLSEWFDWITTNISIPVDLIVYLQTSPQICHERLKQRCREEEKVIPLEYLESVHQLYEDWLIKRTSFPLPAPVLVIRADHDLKKMLCQYEENRDKILAASYD
- the tk2 gene encoding thymidine kinase 2, mitochondrial isoform X3; its protein translation is MSPNVPRRRKPGFFLSETACYIERLQPADLREASTGSCGKSCLTMLSSFQGKLVRNGEDKKAVICVEGNIASGKTTCLEYFSKTSNIEILTEPVSKWRNVQGHNPLALMYQDPERWGITLQTYVQLTMLDSHLSSKAAPVKMMERSIFSAKYIFVENLFRSGKMPEVDYAVLSEWFDWITTNISIPVDLIVYLQTSPQICHERLKQRCREEEKVIPLEYLESVHQLYEDWLIKRTSFPLPAPVLVIRADHDLKKMLCQYEENRDKILAASYD
- the tk2 gene encoding thymidine kinase 2, mitochondrial isoform X2, with amino-acid sequence MLDSCRLSAPCFPRLSAPPDGKAAQGPARGASARGGAEQRAAARNMSPQPADLREASTGSCGKSCLTMLSSFQGKLVRNGEDKKAVICVEGNIASGKTTCLEYFSKTSNIEILTEPVSKWRNVQGHNPLALMYQDPERWGITLQTYVQLTMLDSHLSSKAAPVKMMERSIFSAKYIFVENLFRSGKMPEVDYAVLSEWFDWITTNISIPVDLIVYLQTSPQICHERLKQRCREEEKVIPLEYLESVHQLYEDWLIKRTSFPLPAPVLVIRADHDLKKMLCQYEENRDKILAASYD
- the tk2 gene encoding thymidine kinase 2, mitochondrial isoform X8; amino-acid sequence: MLSSFQGKLVRNGEDKKAVICVEGNIASGKTTCLEYFSKTSNIEILTEPVSKWRNVQGHNPLALMYQDPERWGITLQTYVQLTMLDSHLSSKAAPVKMMERSIFSAKYIFVENLFRSGKMPEVDYAVLSEWFDWITTNISIPVDLIVYLQTSPQICHERLKQRCREEEKVIPLEYLESVHQLYEDWLIKRTSFPLPAPVLVIRADHDLKKMLCQYEENRDKILAASYD